A DNA window from Daucus carota subsp. sativus chromosome 3, DH1 v3.0, whole genome shotgun sequence contains the following coding sequences:
- the LOC135151584 gene encoding putative F-box protein At3g16210 translates to MAITRSLTKKAKASNNLVSVLPPEVIEWEILPRLSVKSLLQYKSVCKSWNLHISTDHNFVKSQLHHNPCRNSLILHHGLCHESYSNSLVVGCIDGLVCVFRWVGDASKVLEIAIWNPATNLCLVMPPLPKRSVGRYDVLLGFGYDSVENDFKVIYGYLIREKPLAVDVYSCKAARWKQIAPSNILYRGEILLSGFNPSPTSER, encoded by the coding sequence ATGGCCATTACAAGATCCTTAACCAAGAAAGCAAAAGCAAGCAACAATCTTGTTTCTGTCCTGCCTCCAGAAGTTATCGAATGGGAGATACTGCCTAGACTTTCTGTAAAATCACTTTTGCAATATAAATCTGTTTGTAAATCCTGGAATTTGCATATCTCAACCGACCATAACTTCGTCAAGTCGCAGCTTCATCATAACCCCTGCAGAAACTCTCTCATACTGCATCATGGACTATGTCATGAAAGTTACTCTAACTCTTTGGTAGTTGGCTGCATTGATGGATTAGTATGTGTCTTCCGTTGGGTCGGCGATGCTTCAAAAGTATTGGAAATTGCGATTTGGAATCCTGCCACAAATCTGTGTTTGGTGATGCCTCCTCTTCCGAAGAGAAGTGTTGGAAGATATGATGTCCTTTTAGGATTTGGTTATGATTCTGTGGAGAATGATTTTAAGGTGATTTATGGTTACCTGATTAGAGAAAAAccattagcagttgatgtatATTCATGCAAAGCTGCTCGTTGGAAGCAAATTGCTCCCTCCAACATACTTTACCGCGGGGAAATTTTGTTGAGTgggttcaacccaagtcccacatcggaaagataa
- the LOC108212766 gene encoding F-box protein At1g52495-like gives MAITRSSTKKAKASSNLVSVLPPEVIEWEILPRLPVKSLLRFKHVCKSWNLLISTDHNFVKTQLHHNLSRDSLILHQVSFYNSFVVGCIDGLVCVFRWVKDASKVDIVIWNPATNLCLVIPPLPKRSVRRYDVLLGFGYDSVENDFKVMNGSLIEEKPLAVDVYSCKAACWKKIAPSNILYRGEIYPKRKPIIFNGSPFWLNEKRQDAEISLVVISFDVRLEVFRLLPSFSCIDKNKLKTFVLMNFMDSLAIMVL, from the coding sequence ATGGCCATTACAAGATCCTCAACTAAGAAAGCAAAAGCAAGCAGCAATCTTGTTTCTGTCCTGCCTCCAGAAGTTATTGAATGGGAGATACTGCCTAGACTTCCTGTGAAATCACTTTTGCGGTTTAAACATGTTTGTAAATCCTGGAATTTGCTTATCTCAACCGACCATAATTTCGTCAAGACGCAGCTTCATCATAACCTCAGCAGAGACTCTCTCATACTGCATCAAGTAAGTTTCTATAACTCTTTTGTAGTTGGTTGCATTGATGGATTAGTATGTGTCTTCCGTTGGGTCAAGGATGCTTCAAAAGTGGATATTGTGATTTGGAATCCTGCCACAAATCTATGTTTGGTGATACCACCTCTTCCGAAGAGAAGTGTTCGAAGATATGATGTCCTTTTAGGATTTGGTTATGATTCGGTGGAGAATGATTTTAAGGTAATGAATGGTTCCCTGATCGAAGAAAAAccattagcagttgatgtatATTCATGCAAAGCTGCTTGTTGGAAGAAAATAGCTCCCTCCAACATCCTTTACCGCGGGGAAATTTATCCAAAAAGGAAGCCAATAATTTTCAATGGATCTCCTTTTTGGTTGAATGAGAAGAGGCAGGATGCTGAAATCAGTCTGGTTGTGATATCGTTTGATGTTCGGCTCGAGGTTTTCAGGTTGCTGCCTAGTTTCAGTTGTATtgacaaaaacaaattaaaaacattTGTTCTCATGAATTTCATGGATTCTTTGGCCATCATGGTGTTGTAA